From Anaerolineales bacterium, one genomic window encodes:
- a CDS encoding ABC transporter ATP-binding protein — protein sequence MSLLELRDVHSYYGNIHALKGISIDVDEGEIVTLIGTNGAGKTTTLRTISGVLKPRSGTILFDGEDLIPFKMHQIVYKGIALVPEGRRIFSRLTVFENLDMGAYHRTDADGIAEDLERVFTLFPRLKEREHQVAGTLSGGEQQMLATGRALMAHPRLMLLDEPSMGLAPVLVESIFDTIQEINREGRTILLVEQNAHMALQVA from the coding sequence ATGTCTTTGCTCGAACTTCGAGATGTTCACAGTTATTACGGCAACATCCACGCCCTGAAAGGGATTTCGATCGACGTTGATGAAGGCGAGATCGTGACCTTGATCGGCACGAACGGCGCAGGTAAAACGACCACGCTGCGAACGATCAGCGGTGTTCTCAAGCCCCGCAGCGGCACTATCCTCTTCGATGGTGAAGATTTGATCCCCTTCAAGATGCACCAAATCGTCTACAAGGGCATCGCCCTGGTACCAGAAGGCCGGCGCATCTTCTCGCGGCTCACGGTATTCGAAAACCTGGACATGGGCGCATACCATCGAACCGACGCCGACGGTATTGCGGAAGACCTAGAGCGCGTTTTCACCTTGTTCCCCCGGCTCAAAGAAAGAGAGCATCAAGTCGCGGGAACGCTGAGCGGCGGCGAACAGCAAATGCTTGCCACTGGTCGAGCCCTGATGGCGCATCCCCGCCTGATGCTGCTGGATGAACCCTCCATGGGCCTGGCGCCTGTGCTCGTCGAAAGCATTTTCGACACCATTCAAGAGATCAACCGGGAGGGCAGGACCATCCTTCTCGTGGAGCAGAACGCACACATGGCCCTCCAGGTTGC
- a CDS encoding ABC transporter ATP-binding protein → MDSFFEIHGLHKRFGGLGAVNDFDFQCDRGSIVSIIGPNGAGKTTVFNCITGFYSIDGGEILFKGTLLNDRSPDRITRIGIARTYQNIRLFSNMTGVENILVGMEPHLRSTYFGSLLRTKFTRDEERRAHMEAVRLLEFVGIPLQSDDLAKNFPYGDQRRLEIARALASKPELLLLDEPTAGMNIRESAETMHFIQQLRDELGITIILIEHDMRVVMGISERITVLDYGQKIAEGTPKDIQNNPRVIEAYLGRGAASGIATYPAT, encoded by the coding sequence ATGGATTCCTTTTTCGAGATACACGGCTTACATAAACGATTTGGTGGACTGGGCGCGGTCAACGATTTTGATTTTCAATGCGATCGAGGCTCGATCGTCAGCATCATCGGTCCCAACGGCGCCGGGAAGACCACCGTCTTCAATTGCATCACGGGTTTCTACAGCATCGACGGTGGAGAGATCCTTTTCAAAGGAACCCTGCTCAACGATCGTTCGCCGGATCGCATCACCCGTATCGGAATCGCTCGCACCTATCAAAACATCCGTCTCTTTTCCAACATGACGGGCGTGGAAAACATCTTGGTCGGGATGGAACCTCACCTGCGTTCGACGTATTTTGGCTCACTACTGCGCACAAAATTCACACGCGATGAGGAACGCCGGGCACATATGGAAGCCGTTCGTTTGCTGGAATTCGTCGGTATTCCACTACAATCGGACGACCTGGCGAAGAATTTTCCCTACGGCGATCAACGGCGTTTGGAGATCGCACGCGCCTTGGCCAGCAAACCCGAACTGCTGCTCCTGGATGAACCGACCGCGGGCATGAACATCCGCGAAAGCGCCGAAACGATGCACTTCATCCAGCAATTGCGCGACGAATTGGGCATCACCATCATTCTGATCGAACACGACATGCGCGTCGTTATGGGAATTTCCGAAAGGATCACGGTCTTGGATTACGGCCAAAAAATCGCCGAAGGAACGCCGAAAGACATTCAAAACAATCCCAGGGTGATCGAAGCGTATCTTGGGCGCGGCGCCGCGTCCGGCATTGCGACATATCCTGCCACATAG
- a CDS encoding branched-chain amino acid ABC transporter permease, with amino-acid sequence MKKNAKQASTKKTLGAINRRTQSRILITAFGILVSILLIWRILVVAQETAYTPQYWAFQIINGLILGGVYALVALGYTLVYGILFMINFAHGEVMMIGGFAGFFTLQLFTTLGWTKGSPIVAALAILLVIIAGMIASILIGITLERIAYRPLRTAPRLVPLISAIGASFFLQYSALRIFGVTPHNYRKPDIIAGGWSIGDTGIFVTRTGVFILVISILMMIGLFIIVQRSKMGRAMRAVAEDKETAALMGINVDSVIAFTFALGSALAGAGGVMFGLHNTVMRFNTGFIPGLKAFTAAVLGGIGNIPGAMLGAVLLGVFEALGPSALGLPTEYKDLIAFSILVLVLIFRPMGLLGEVLAEEKA; translated from the coding sequence ATGAAGAAAAACGCTAAACAGGCGTCGACGAAAAAAACGCTGGGCGCGATCAACCGAAGAACGCAGAGCAGAATCCTGATCACCGCATTCGGCATCCTTGTCTCGATCCTGCTGATCTGGCGCATCCTCGTCGTCGCTCAGGAGACCGCCTACACGCCGCAATATTGGGCTTTTCAGATCATCAACGGACTGATCCTCGGCGGGGTGTACGCGCTCGTCGCCCTTGGCTACACGCTGGTTTACGGGATCCTGTTCATGATCAACTTCGCCCACGGCGAAGTAATGATGATCGGCGGATTCGCCGGTTTCTTCACGCTGCAGTTGTTCACCACGCTTGGCTGGACGAAGGGATCACCCATCGTAGCCGCGCTCGCAATCCTGCTGGTCATCATTGCCGGCATGATCGCCTCGATACTCATCGGAATCACCTTGGAGCGCATCGCCTATCGGCCGCTGCGGACTGCACCCCGCCTGGTGCCGCTCATCAGCGCCATCGGCGCTTCGTTCTTCCTGCAGTATTCCGCACTGCGAATTTTCGGCGTGACACCACACAATTACCGCAAGCCGGATATCATCGCCGGCGGCTGGTCTATCGGGGACACGGGAATATTCGTCACACGTACGGGCGTCTTTATCCTCGTGATTTCCATCCTGATGATGATCGGCCTTTTTATCATCGTTCAGCGCAGTAAAATGGGCCGCGCCATGCGCGCCGTCGCCGAGGACAAGGAAACTGCTGCGCTGATGGGCATCAATGTCGACAGCGTCATCGCCTTCACGTTCGCGCTCGGATCGGCACTAGCCGGCGCCGGTGGGGTCATGTTCGGATTACACAACACGGTCATGCGCTTCAATACAGGTTTCATCCCGGGGCTCAAGGCATTCACCGCTGCCGTCCTCGGCGGCATTGGCAACATCCCGGGCGCTATGCTCGGTGCGGTGCTGCTCGGCGTGTTCGAAGCATTGGGTCCCAGCGCGCTGGGGCTGCCTACGGAATATAAAGACCTGATCGCATTCTCGATCCTCGTTCTCGTACTGATCTTCCGCCCGATGGGCTTGCTCGGTGAAGTCCTGGCTGAGGAAAAGGCGTAA
- a CDS encoding branched-chain amino acid ABC transporter substrate-binding protein, which translates to MKRLTPLVFLLIASLLFTSCAKVTETAAPVAVEPSATPEEAVQEPMPAGGDVIAMGMTADELVQSGYVVIAPGDPIRIGQSTGLTGPLPDPGLDIQQAAELAVDDLNAAGGFEGHEWELVTEDGACDGDAGTVVGNKFAADPSIVAVQGGMCTGETLALIPIFEEARIPFVSASSTNPAVTSEGCDICNRVALSDKLQADVDAEYIVNELGVTKVALMHDNSDYGLGLVELIQDSLALLGAEVTDIQGVQVGDTDFRAVLTQIAPNNPELIFFGGYSTEAGLITIQMDEVGLDNAIFFSDDGTYTKQYLDTAGDAAEGAYASFVAGDELVDANAEFDSKYMEKFGVAPDDLGPFHAQAYDAVNLIAEAIKSVAMTDDAGEGYLIIEREAVIHAVRNTSGLQGLAGVMTCNGIGDCGAGGIQIFEVQDGAWTQISGFGFE; encoded by the coding sequence ATGAAACGTCTTACGCCGCTTGTTTTCTTATTAATTGCCAGCTTGCTGTTTACATCATGCGCCAAGGTCACGGAAACGGCCGCGCCCGTCGCTGTTGAGCCTTCAGCCACACCGGAAGAAGCAGTACAAGAACCCATGCCAGCAGGTGGCGACGTAATCGCCATGGGCATGACGGCAGACGAACTCGTCCAATCCGGATACGTCGTCATTGCGCCGGGTGATCCGATCCGCATCGGCCAATCCACCGGCCTCACCGGCCCGCTTCCGGATCCAGGCCTCGACATTCAACAAGCTGCCGAATTGGCCGTGGACGACCTCAACGCTGCGGGTGGTTTCGAGGGCCATGAGTGGGAACTCGTAACAGAGGACGGCGCCTGTGATGGCGATGCCGGCACTGTCGTCGGCAACAAATTCGCCGCCGATCCTTCGATCGTGGCCGTGCAAGGCGGTATGTGCACGGGCGAGACCCTGGCCCTGATCCCGATCTTCGAGGAAGCGCGCATCCCCTTCGTTTCCGCCAGCTCCACCAACCCGGCGGTCACGAGTGAAGGCTGCGACATCTGCAACCGTGTTGCCCTGAGCGACAAACTGCAAGCCGACGTGGATGCCGAGTACATCGTCAACGAACTCGGCGTTACCAAAGTTGCACTCATGCACGACAACTCGGACTACGGCCTCGGCCTGGTCGAGCTGATCCAGGATTCATTGGCGCTGCTCGGAGCCGAAGTGACGGACATCCAGGGCGTGCAGGTCGGCGACACGGATTTCCGTGCGGTACTCACCCAGATTGCACCGAACAACCCCGAGTTGATCTTCTTCGGCGGTTACTCCACGGAAGCCGGTTTGATCACCATCCAGATGGATGAAGTCGGCCTCGACAACGCGATCTTCTTCAGCGACGACGGCACCTATACCAAGCAGTACCTCGACACCGCCGGGGATGCCGCCGAAGGCGCATACGCCAGCTTCGTGGCTGGTGACGAACTCGTGGATGCCAATGCTGAATTCGACTCCAAGTACATGGAGAAATTCGGCGTCGCCCCGGATGACCTCGGTCCTTTCCACGCCCAGGCATACGACGCGGTCAACCTCATCGCCGAAGCGATCAAGAGCGTCGCCATGACGGATGACGCAGGCGAAGGTTACCTGATCATCGAGCGCGAGGCGGTCATTCATGCCGTTCGCAACACCTCCGGCCTGCAAGGATTGGCCGGCGTGATGACCTGCAACGGGATCGGTGATTGCGGCGCCGGTGGTATCCAGATATTCGAAGTTCAGGATGGCGCCTGGACCCAAATCTCTGGCTTTGGGTTCGAGTAA
- a CDS encoding molybdopterin-binding protein, whose protein sequence is MQAEIISIGTELLLGEIVDTNTHTIAQALREVGINVFRTISVGDNKERIAEVVRESLRRAQVVITTGGLGPTIDDVTREGISLALDRTLEFRPELWQQILERFARFGRQPTENNRRQAQLPRGAIAIDNPIGTAPGFLIESATSVVFALQGVPAEMEHGLENYAIPYLREKFNPQSLIKTRILHTSGLGESAVDTRLQDLEKFSNPTVGLAAHPGRVDVRITAKAKTVEQADELIRRFEATIRERLGEHVYGTDGHTLEAATLARVAAYQLQLVTVECGTNGALSAALSPLEEPYICGQVLTQVEDFEELSSALVRLQHSQKARLGMGLRLTAEGARHISTILINSPVGNETLNRTYGGPPAYAARWAASVALDRLRRHLA, encoded by the coding sequence ATGCAAGCAGAGATTATCTCGATCGGCACCGAGCTGCTCCTGGGTGAAATCGTCGATACCAACACGCACACCATCGCACAAGCGCTGCGTGAGGTTGGCATCAACGTTTTCCGTACAATCAGCGTCGGTGACAACAAGGAAAGGATCGCCGAGGTCGTCCGCGAGAGTCTCCGGCGTGCGCAAGTCGTCATCACCACGGGAGGCCTGGGCCCGACGATCGACGACGTTACACGGGAAGGCATTTCTCTGGCGCTCGATCGGACGCTCGAATTTCGCCCCGAATTATGGCAGCAAATCCTGGAGCGATTCGCTCGCTTCGGACGCCAACCCACCGAAAACAACCGCCGCCAGGCACAACTTCCACGCGGTGCAATCGCCATCGACAACCCGATCGGAACAGCACCGGGATTTTTGATCGAAAGCGCCACGTCGGTCGTATTTGCACTTCAAGGCGTACCGGCCGAGATGGAACACGGATTGGAAAATTATGCCATTCCATATCTGCGTGAGAAATTCAACCCGCAGAGCCTGATCAAAACCCGCATCCTCCACACTTCGGGTCTGGGAGAATCCGCCGTAGACACCCGCCTCCAGGATCTGGAAAAATTCAGCAACCCGACCGTCGGCCTTGCCGCGCATCCAGGCCGCGTCGACGTTCGCATCACGGCGAAGGCCAAGACAGTCGAACAGGCAGACGAGTTGATCCGCAGATTCGAAGCCACGATCCGGGAGCGTTTGGGCGAACATGTTTATGGCACCGACGGCCACACCCTGGAAGCCGCCACGCTGGCCCGGGTCGCCGCATACCAGCTTCAGCTCGTGACCGTCGAGTGTGGCACGAACGGCGCGCTTTCCGCTGCTTTGTCACCCCTGGAGGAGCCATACATTTGCGGCCAGGTACTGACCCAGGTCGAAGATTTCGAGGAACTGTCCTCCGCGCTCGTTCGTTTACAGCATTCACAAAAAGCTCGGCTCGGTATGGGCTTGCGTTTGACCGCGGAAGGCGCGCGGCATATCAGCACTATCCTGATCAACTCGCCGGTGGGAAACGAAACCCTGAACCGAACGTACGGCGGCCCTCCCGCATACGCTGCGCGTTGGGCGGCGAGCGTGGCGCTCGACCGCTTGCGGCGCCATCTTGCTTGA
- a CDS encoding YraN family protein: MRSHELGERGEAAAAEFLQSAGLAILDRNWHCEAGELDIVALDGEIIVIVEVRTRSSDAYGTPEESLTPRKCRHLRNAALAYLQEKDRLDAVWRIDVVAIDADRRGDVQRIEHYVNAIEGERES; the protein is encoded by the coding sequence ATGCGGTCACACGAATTGGGCGAACGGGGTGAAGCTGCTGCGGCGGAATTTCTCCAGTCGGCAGGTCTGGCTATTTTGGATCGTAACTGGCACTGCGAAGCGGGAGAACTCGACATCGTGGCTTTGGACGGCGAAATCATCGTCATTGTGGAAGTACGCACGCGCAGCTCCGATGCATATGGTACGCCTGAGGAGAGCCTGACCCCACGGAAATGCCGGCACCTGCGGAATGCAGCCCTCGCATACCTGCAAGAAAAGGATCGGCTCGATGCCGTTTGGCGGATCGACGTCGTCGCCATCGACGCGGATCGGCGTGGGGACGTGCAGCGGATCGAACACTACGTAAATGCCATCGAGGGGGAGCGTGAATCATGA
- the miaA gene encoding tRNA (adenosine(37)-N6)-dimethylallyltransferase MiaA, whose protein sequence is MNPENKVVAIFGPTAVGKTEAAILAAEKVDAEIVSVDSRQIYRGMDIGTAKPTAEQRARIPHHLIDVADPEHPWSLVDFNRAALAAIDAIHAHRRLPLLVGGTGQYFAAILEGWQPPLNESDLELRRELEAYAAEHGSRALHEKLRKIDPLSAQRIDHRNVRRVVRAIEICHISGRPASSLRRKEPPPFDVLRIGLTMPRKKLYARIDERIEAMIAQGFVQEVEKLFAKGLRPENSAMSAIGYRQIGEYLQGKTTLEQAVLQIRRLTRQFVRRQANWFKADDPQIHWIDAGPDAGAEIVTLIKRWCTEDD, encoded by the coding sequence ATGAATCCGGAAAACAAGGTCGTGGCGATCTTTGGGCCTACGGCCGTCGGCAAGACCGAAGCCGCGATACTCGCGGCCGAGAAAGTGGATGCGGAAATCGTGTCTGTCGATTCACGCCAAATCTATCGGGGTATGGACATCGGTACGGCAAAGCCGACGGCCGAACAGCGAGCGCGCATACCGCACCACCTGATCGACGTGGCCGACCCCGAGCATCCCTGGTCGCTGGTCGATTTCAACAGAGCCGCTTTGGCCGCCATCGATGCGATCCACGCGCACCGGCGTCTGCCGCTGCTCGTGGGCGGAACGGGACAGTACTTTGCCGCCATCTTGGAGGGCTGGCAGCCGCCGTTAAATGAATCCGATCTCGAGTTGCGTCGTGAGTTGGAGGCGTATGCAGCGGAACATGGATCCCGTGCGCTGCATGAGAAGCTGCGGAAAATCGATCCACTTTCAGCGCAGCGCATCGATCACCGCAACGTGCGCCGCGTGGTGCGCGCCATCGAAATCTGTCACATCAGCGGCAGGCCGGCGAGCAGCTTGCGCCGCAAAGAGCCGCCGCCGTTCGACGTGCTGCGAATCGGGTTGACGATGCCGCGCAAGAAACTGTACGCCCGAATCGACGAGCGTATAGAAGCGATGATTGCGCAGGGTTTCGTCCAGGAAGTGGAAAAACTCTTTGCGAAGGGACTGCGTCCGGAGAATTCGGCCATGTCTGCCATCGGTTACCGGCAAATCGGGGAGTATTTACAGGGGAAGACGACTCTGGAGCAGGCCGTCCTCCAAATCCGCCGTCTGACGAGACAATTCGTGCGCAGACAGGCGAACTGGTTCAAAGCCGACGATCCGCAGATTCATTGGATCGACGCAGGACCGGATGCAGGGGCCGAGATCGTTACGCTCATCAAACGCTGGTGCACGGAGGACGACTAG
- a CDS encoding inorganic phosphate transporter, producing MIYILLALALVFDFLNGMNDSSNIVAGVISSRALRPRTALVIAAMANFVGPYLFGVAVATTVGEDLLDIKAIDLNVVLSALAAAIVWNVLTWYIGLPSSSSHALIGGLLGAAIMGSGLEVVRLGGLLKIVLTLLISPLLGMIVGFIIIRIILWLFRKATPKVNILFRRMQVLTLIGLGLSHGANDAQKTMGVITLGLVLMSKIATFKVPLWVITISASSIALGTAIGGWRLIRTLGGKIFRIRPVHAFSSQVAGSAVIFGAAIFGGPVSTTQVMSSAIVGVGAGHRANMVRWQVLGEMLTAWLLTIPSTAAISALLFLILNNL from the coding sequence TTGATCTACATTCTGTTGGCATTGGCGCTGGTCTTCGACTTCCTCAACGGCATGAACGACAGCTCCAACATCGTTGCGGGCGTCATCTCGTCTCGTGCCCTTCGCCCTCGAACGGCCTTGGTGATTGCAGCGATGGCGAATTTCGTCGGTCCCTACTTGTTCGGCGTCGCAGTCGCAACTACAGTGGGGGAAGATTTACTCGATATCAAGGCCATCGATCTCAACGTGGTCTTGTCCGCTCTAGCTGCAGCCATCGTTTGGAACGTGCTTACCTGGTATATCGGTCTTCCCTCCTCCTCATCGCACGCGTTGATCGGCGGCCTTCTGGGTGCTGCCATCATGGGCAGCGGCCTGGAGGTCGTACGACTCGGCGGTTTGCTCAAAATCGTCCTTACACTGCTGATTTCCCCCCTGCTGGGCATGATCGTCGGCTTCATCATCATCCGTATCATTCTCTGGCTGTTCCGTAAAGCGACACCGAAGGTCAACATCCTTTTCCGGCGCATGCAGGTGTTGACTCTGATCGGGCTGGGTCTGAGCCACGGCGCAAACGATGCGCAGAAAACCATGGGCGTGATTACCCTGGGTCTCGTGCTCATGAGTAAAATCGCAACTTTCAAGGTGCCGCTCTGGGTCATCACGATAAGCGCAAGCTCGATCGCTCTGGGAACCGCAATCGGAGGCTGGCGGCTGATCCGCACGCTGGGAGGAAAAATCTTCCGTATTCGGCCCGTTCACGCATTTTCATCGCAGGTCGCGGGATCTGCGGTCATTTTTGGCGCAGCCATTTTCGGAGGCCCGGTCAGCACGACTCAAGTCATGAGCTCCGCCATCGTCGGAGTCGGCGCCGGTCACCGTGCAAACATGGTCCGCTGGCAGGTGTTGGGTGAAATGTTGACGGCCTGGCTGCTTACCATCCCCAGCACGGCGGCCATTTCCGCGCTCCTGTTTTTGATACTCAATAACCTCTAG
- a CDS encoding ABC transporter permease: MKRAADFLALAWLLTVAMLAFAAPLIATANPNHPVADPLLSPRTHFPLGTDGLGRDLWSRMLYGCRISPGAAFLAALLTLILGSLLGFTAAAFGGLLDRLISASINAALAVPALLLAMLLVAGFGPGITTVILAIGLGGAPAFARVTRTLSLQLMEKEYITAAESLGATRLQIAIRHLLPNAAGQIVFLATTHYAWAFLGVTTLTFLGLAGDPSLPDWGAILNQGRVFLVEAPWLVLTPGLAITLTILAIHRIGASFTEPNLPARIR, from the coding sequence ATGAAACGCGCTGCGGATTTTCTGGCGCTTGCCTGGCTGTTGACCGTCGCCATGCTGGCGTTTGCCGCGCCGCTGATCGCGACCGCCAATCCGAACCACCCCGTCGCCGATCCGCTGCTGTCGCCTCGAACCCACTTTCCTCTCGGCACCGATGGATTGGGCCGCGATCTCTGGTCGCGTATGCTCTACGGCTGCCGCATCAGTCCCGGCGCCGCATTCCTGGCCGCACTGCTGACCTTGATCCTTGGAAGTTTGCTGGGGTTTACCGCTGCTGCTTTCGGTGGGCTGCTCGATCGACTCATCTCGGCCTCGATCAACGCCGCGCTCGCCGTTCCCGCGCTGCTGCTTGCCATGCTCCTCGTGGCCGGATTCGGACCGGGGATCACGACGGTGATCCTCGCCATCGGCCTGGGCGGCGCACCAGCGTTCGCCCGCGTGACGCGCACGCTCAGCCTTCAGTTGATGGAAAAGGAATACATTACCGCCGCAGAATCACTGGGGGCGACCCGGCTGCAGATCGCGATTCGTCACCTGCTGCCGAACGCCGCAGGCCAGATCGTCTTCCTCGCAACGACCCATTACGCTTGGGCGTTTCTGGGTGTAACGACGCTCACTTTTCTGGGTCTTGCCGGCGATCCATCTCTGCCCGATTGGGGAGCGATCCTCAATCAGGGGCGAGTGTTTCTCGTCGAAGCCCCCTGGTTGGTCCTGACTCCGGGACTCGCCATCACCCTCACCATCTTGGCCATCCATCGCATCGGCGCATCGTTCACCGAGCCGAATTTACCCGCCCGCATCCGATGA
- a CDS encoding ABC transporter permease, which yields MVSFTDRPENDALRMVVRRLLEGLLTAWAAVTVTFFALHLTAGDPLSGLLSRGLATSEQIETLRVNLGFDVPLPIQYLRYLAGFIRGDLGVSLYSRRSVSQEILSQLPATLELALAGFCIAIAWGFALGLLSAWKEQRWSGRLSILITGLATSLPVAFTGILALYALRTGYGHLPEGALNPIQRLVLPALVLGFATAGGIARVVQAGLRESLRQPYMLAAQARGIQSGFRYLWHALKPSLPPAISMSALEAAFLLSGTVITETIFARPGLGRLLIDSILEGDFPIAQGIVAVVAIFYTLSHIIAELLSLAIDPRLRRGAG from the coding sequence ATGGTTTCCTTTACTGATCGACCTGAAAATGACGCCCTGAGAATGGTCGTCCGCCGGCTGCTCGAAGGTCTGCTTACTGCCTGGGCGGCGGTTACTGTCACCTTTTTTGCGCTGCATCTCACTGCCGGCGATCCACTCTCGGGTTTGCTCAGCCGTGGTCTGGCGACTAGTGAGCAAATCGAAACACTACGCGTCAACCTCGGGTTCGATGTTCCGCTGCCCATCCAATACCTGCGCTATCTGGCCGGCTTCATCCGCGGCGATCTCGGCGTTTCACTCTACTCGCGGCGATCCGTAAGTCAGGAGATTCTCTCCCAGCTTCCGGCCACCCTGGAGCTGGCCCTGGCCGGCTTCTGCATCGCCATCGCATGGGGTTTCGCTCTGGGTCTCCTCTCGGCCTGGAAAGAACAACGATGGTCCGGCAGGCTTTCCATACTGATCACGGGATTGGCGACGTCTCTTCCGGTCGCTTTCACGGGAATCCTCGCCTTGTATGCCTTACGGACCGGATACGGGCATCTTCCCGAAGGCGCTTTGAATCCAATCCAACGTCTCGTTCTTCCGGCGCTCGTGCTGGGTTTCGCGACGGCCGGCGGGATCGCCCGCGTCGTCCAGGCCGGTCTTCGCGAAAGCCTGCGGCAGCCGTACATGCTCGCCGCTCAAGCCCGAGGCATCCAGAGCGGTTTTCGATACTTGTGGCATGCGTTGAAACCCTCGCTGCCGCCGGCGATCTCGATGAGCGCCCTCGAAGCTGCCTTCCTGCTTTCCGGAACGGTGATCACCGAGACCATCTTCGCCCGTCCGGGTTTGGGCAGGCTGCTGATCGATTCGATCCTCGAGGGGGACTTCCCCATCGCGCAGGGAATCGTAGCCGTTGTCGCCATCTTCTACACACTGAGTCACATCATCGCCGAACTGCTCTCGCTTGCCATCGATCCTCGTTTGCGAAGGGGCGCCGGATGA
- a CDS encoding ROK family protein, translating to MAVDLGGTHIRAAYFPKFEASPATLTKVETLASEGPDAVIERITQAIESQIPDGVEIRDLRIGIGAPGPLDPATGVVLDAPNLPGWVDFHLVDRMRAHFDCPIALGNDANMAALGEWRFGAGIDTQNLVFLIIGTGIGGGIINAGQLITGTCGLAGEVGHVSITSDGPRCGCGQSGHVEALAAGPAIARRAMAKLADGQASTLREKYEAEGSIRSEDIGRAAGEGDSLALETLEETGDILGRHLANLAHIFNPEIFVLGGGVSQIGEPFFQPIRAAFRKYVMHPAYLEGLRIVPATLGDDGGLVGAMILAHPK from the coding sequence GTGGCAGTCGACCTTGGCGGCACACACATTCGGGCGGCATACTTCCCGAAGTTCGAAGCTTCTCCCGCTACGCTGACGAAGGTCGAAACGCTGGCTTCGGAAGGACCGGATGCGGTCATCGAGCGCATTACGCAAGCCATCGAATCTCAAATTCCGGACGGCGTGGAAATCCGCGATCTACGCATCGGCATCGGCGCGCCGGGCCCGTTGGATCCGGCGACGGGCGTCGTTCTCGATGCACCGAATCTCCCGGGTTGGGTCGATTTCCACCTCGTCGACCGGATGCGAGCGCATTTCGACTGCCCCATTGCCCTGGGCAACGACGCCAACATGGCCGCGCTCGGGGAATGGCGCTTCGGCGCCGGTATCGATACACAGAATCTCGTTTTTCTGATAATCGGCACGGGCATCGGCGGCGGCATCATCAACGCAGGGCAGCTGATCACCGGAACCTGCGGTCTGGCGGGAGAAGTGGGGCACGTCAGCATCACCTCCGATGGCCCGCGGTGCGGCTGCGGCCAGTCCGGCCACGTGGAGGCTCTTGCCGCAGGTCCGGCCATCGCCCGGCGTGCGATGGCTAAATTGGCGGACGGCCAGGCATCGACGCTGCGAGAAAAATACGAAGCGGAAGGCTCAATTCGTTCAGAAGACATCGGACGCGCCGCCGGCGAAGGCGACTCGCTCGCCCTCGAAACGCTCGAGGAAACCGGCGACATCCTGGGCAGACACCTGGCCAATCTTGCGCACATTTTCAATCCCGAAATCTTCGTCCTCGGGGGAGGCGTCTCGCAGATCGGAGAACCCTTTTTCCAGCCCATCCGAGCCGCTTTTCGCAAATACGTTATGCACCCGGCATACCTGGAGGGTTTGCGCATCGTCCCTGCGACCTTGGGTGACGATGGCGGACTCGTAGGTGCAATGATTCTCGCCCACCCCAAATAA